A section of the Spirosoma pollinicola genome encodes:
- a CDS encoding 3-oxoacyl-ACP synthase III family protein: MYIHAVSHYLPSQIVGNEHFTQLNGLSSEWIIERTGIVERRKAAPGENTNTMTVEVVQRLLDKADLTTVDLIVGGTYTPYDTIVSIAHEAQHYLGIADIPVISISTACSSLLNAIELVEGYFALNKASRALVIVSEHNTLYYNETDTISGHLWGDGAAALLITKERQSEDDFDIKALITGGAAHTPKATTGVMMRPADGGVTMPHGRDVFINACQYMPKASLQVLEKCGLTLADVDYILPHQANLRISRNVMKTLNLPEEKLISNIQHYGNTGCAGCAIALSEQWDTFQKGQHIVITVFGGGYSYGAMLVEV; the protein is encoded by the coding sequence GAACATTTTACGCAGCTCAACGGTCTATCCAGCGAATGGATTATCGAGCGCACAGGGATCGTGGAGCGACGAAAAGCCGCTCCCGGTGAGAATACGAATACGATGACGGTTGAGGTTGTCCAACGGCTACTGGATAAGGCTGATTTGACTACTGTTGATCTGATTGTGGGAGGTACTTACACGCCTTACGATACCATCGTTTCTATTGCGCATGAAGCCCAGCATTATCTTGGCATTGCCGATATTCCGGTTATTTCTATCTCGACGGCCTGTTCATCACTGTTGAACGCCATAGAGCTGGTAGAAGGTTATTTCGCGCTGAATAAAGCCAGTCGTGCACTCGTCATTGTATCGGAGCACAATACGCTTTATTACAACGAAACAGATACGATTTCAGGGCATTTATGGGGTGATGGGGCGGCTGCCTTATTGATTACCAAAGAACGGCAGAGTGAAGACGATTTCGACATAAAAGCCCTGATAACCGGCGGAGCGGCCCATACGCCCAAAGCAACTACCGGGGTGATGATGCGGCCTGCCGACGGGGGCGTTACTATGCCACATGGCCGGGATGTTTTCATTAACGCCTGCCAGTATATGCCCAAGGCCAGTTTACAGGTACTTGAAAAATGCGGGCTGACTTTAGCTGATGTCGATTATATTTTGCCTCACCAGGCGAACTTGCGCATCTCACGCAACGTCATGAAGACGCTTAATCTGCCGGAAGAGAAATTGATTTCAAACATCCAACACTACGGCAATACAGGCTGCGCCGGTTGTGCCATTGCCCTTTCGGAGCAGTGGGATACGTTCCAAAAAGGCCAGCATATTGTTATCACCGTCTTCGGCGGAGGCTACTCGTACGGAGCAATGCTGGTGGAAGTTTAG